The window AAAAAAGAACTGATAGACACCTCCATTATCTGTGTCACCACCAAAGACCAAAACTGAATAAAATACTTTCTGTCCTCTTGTTAGCTTATTAAAAAAGTCACGGGCGGATTTTGTCTGACCTTTTGCTAAAGCTGGCAATGTGTCGAAGATATTGTACATATACTCCCAAAAACGGTTGTCATACGCCTCGAAATTATCCCACGAATATTTTTTATCCAACTCGTCAAACCATTGTTTGTTGTAAGCAGGTGCAAAAAACAATTCCGTTTGATTTCCGTCATTAATGCTATAAAAGTCTGGTGGTGTCTGCGTTGTATTTTCTGTCACTTTGAGACTACTTTTTTGTCCTGTGAAATATTTGTACAGAATTATCCCTCCTGCAACAACAAGAATAAGAAGGATTTTAACTGTTAGTGAGGTCGTCATAAAATGGCTGGTAACGATTACGGCTTGGCGATGTGGCGGTATTTGAGAATCGTAAGCCCGTAACCGTAGCTAAATTTATATATATAAGTTCATTGTTTATTCTGTAGATCGGCGTTATTCGTCTGCTGGAACTGAGCCGATTAGCGAATAAAAAGCTGAGAATATATTCGTCTCCCCGCCATATTGACAAACCTCCTGTTGTATGCCGCAACTATGCCGTGGTCTTCTTTTTCTCAAGTTTTTTGGGTCGCTTAGTAGTAATAACAACTATGTAACGTTTTGAGATTACATTGTCCATTAAATATTTTCCGTCTGCTTTGTCAATTACATTTATCGTTTTAAAGGTTTTATCATTTATGAGAAACAAAGTTCCTGGAGCAGCACTGTCAGACAAAGCCTCACCGTTTAATACATATTGAGCTGGCGTGTCAGCTTGAGGTGAGCTAAAAAGATTTTTATACTCGTCGGACTTTGAACTAAAGTATTTCCAATAAATATTTTTAGCTGCTGTTACAGTCGTTATATAAATGGCTCCGTCAACTCCTTTGTCGCCTAAAAGTTTTTTTGCTTTCTTGGGTTTTACAATACCGATGTTTGAGATGTCAAATGGATTAAGAGTCTGTAATGCACTCATTTTTGTCTCAGCACTGTCTAAAAATACGATTGGGTTTTGCCCCATTTTTATCATTGCCTTTTTTGGAAGTTGTCCAAAAGACGTCACTGTCAAAAAAAAGAGTATGATAATTGTAAAAGCTGTTCGCATAATGGGTTTGTTATGGCATACAACGGCCAGGTATTGCTTTGCAGGTGGGGAAATAGGATTCCGTCTGCCCATAACTGCTGCCGATTGAAATTATTTAGCTGAAGTTATTAACTAAAGTTAATAGTTGCTGTGTCTGCCCGGAACCGAAGATGAATAGCGCACAACCGCCTATTAAGCGTTCGTCCGCCCCACTTGCAGCAATACGAATGTTGTACGCCGCTTTTAGTTAATTTGATTTAGAACTGCTAACATTTTATTTAACTTCAATTCCCGTTCAATTTTATATGTGTCACCCCAAAGCGAAAGTATTTCCGGCATGAGTTGACGCTTGATTGCAATGATAGCCGTTTCCTTAAAACTAGAATAAATAGTTCCTTCTAAATAAAATTGTCCAAAAGCGATTGAAATAATTGCTGCGTCAATGCCCGACATATAACGACTACTTAACTCACTTTCCTTTAAATATGGAGTCAATTTATTTATATCTGTTTCATAAATGTCAAATTTTGGATATCCCCATTTATTTATTTGATCAAATAAGAAATCTGCTGGGTCATCATTTATGTGATTTGTTCTCCAGTCTTTAAAGCCGGCATATGTATCTGCTCCATCGTCATTACCAAAAGGTCCGGTTTCGTCAATAGGGCTGAAATAAAAATCTTCTTTCAATAATACTTTGGCTTTTGGATGAGCTTTGTCAAAAGTGGGTGAATAGTCTGACATATTTTTTGTTTGCTTTTGGGTAGTGGTAATTTTAGGAATGCCAGTACCTTTTTGCGACTTGTCTTTTGTCTGTCCGCAAGCAGTTAAAGTAAAAAGTAAGTATGCTAAAATTTGAGGTCTCATAAAGTGGCGTACAACGTTTTCGGGCTTTGCGTTCGGGCGGGTTTCGAATCACAAAGTTCAATTTATCACTAATGTTTATTAGAGGCACAAAGCTCCAAGTTTGCATGTCACCCCGCCTGACGCAAAACCCGTGTTATGCGGTCGGCTTTCTTTCTCTGTCCACGTCTGGAAATGTAATTTCCTAGTCTTCATTGTAACCTGTCCATTGGTGTTTTAATTTTAAATGTCTGTTAATTTCAATTGTCAACCGTTTAGCTTTTGAATATAATTCTGTCTCTAACTTTTGAATTGAAGGTCTAAAAAATCTATTTGTGTTTATTGTAAAAAGTCTTTCGTCTGCTTTGTCTTTGAGCTTTGCCGTTATTGTGCAATATGTTCGAGTCATTTTCTGTCCGTCCCCAACTGAAATATTTTCGTTTTGTCCGCTAACAACAAGAGCTTGAATTTCGTCTAAGGAAAATATTTTTGAAGCAAATAGACTGTGTCTTGATAATAATGTTTTTGTTGTCTTGTCAATAACTAATAAATTCTTTGTCGGCTGAAAAAGTCTTGACAGTCCTGAAAAAGTTTGTATAACCGCTTGAAACGCTAAAATAAGTCCTGCAATAATTACAATATAACTTGTTGATTTAATTCCTTGTCTTAGTAACAAAAAAGTAGCTACTGACATTGCCAACCCTAATGTCAAGGTTAAAATTATATCAAACTTTTCTTTGGAAGTTTTAGCATAGTCGACAACTACCTTGTCCGAGGTTTCTGTGATTGTAAAATTTTCAATTTGTTGTGTCAAATTTTTTCTCTTATTATTTGTCTGTTGTGTCGTCTTTTAAGCTGCCGCATAACGAAAAAGCATTGGCGATGTGGCGGCATTCATGGCTTTCTCAGCCCTGCTATCAATGCCTGGTAAAGGTAAAATGTTTCAAGTAACCACAATTGCCAAATAGTATTCCATCCGCTGG is drawn from Flavihumibacter rivuli and contains these coding sequences:
- a CDS encoding DMP19 family protein, giving the protein MTTSLTVKILLILVVAGGIILYKYFTGQKSSLKVTENTTQTPPDFYSINDGNQTELFFAPAYNKQWFDELDKKYSWDNFEAYDNRFWEYMYNIFDTLPALAKGQTKSARDFFNKLTRGQKVFYSVLVFGGDTDNGGVYQFFFNRPEFCFAALEAFKELKLDTLAKDYEKCLNEFIGTADSYGKRKEIFNDPKFSWEEKAKSFQDGYSDVKSAKVLEDYFYTDDFKKVYYKTVVDYIDNNLDQFVKK